The genome window CGGACGCCAAGCCGAACGACAAGGCGGCGGCGGATCGGTTCAAGCAGGCCAACGAGGCCTACGAAGTCCTGGGGGACGAAGAGAAGCGGAAGAAGTACGACCAGTTCGGCGACGCCTACGAATACGTCCAGGGAGCGGGCGGGGGGGGCGGAGGGGCCGGTCCGTTCCCCGGCGGCTTCGACCCGTCGAGTGTCTTCGGCGGGGGTGGCGACATCGACCTGGGAGACATTTTCGGGGGGGCCTTTGGAGGCCGCAGCCGGAGTCGCGCGCCGCGGGCCCGCAAGGGGGAAGATCTCCAGACGTCGATCACGGTCCCGTTCCAGATGGCGGCCGACGGGGGTTCGTACGACGTCTCGCTGCAGAAGGAGTCGGGGGTCGAGCGGTTGGCGGTTAAGGTTCCGCCTGGGGTCAACACCGGCGACGTGATTCGCCTTTCCGGACAGGGACATGCGGGAATTCAGGGAGGGCCGAGCGGGGATTTGCTGATTACGGTCCATGTCGCTCCGCATCCGGTGTTCAAGCGGGACGGCGACAACCTGACGGTCGACCTGCCGATCTCGGTGACCGAGGCGGTGCTCGGGGCCAAGGTGGACGTTCCGACCCTTTCTGAGGGGACGGTCGTCATGACGATTCCGGCGGGGACGTCGTCGGGGGCGAAGCTGCGGTTGAAGGGGAAAGGGATTCTGAACCGGAAGTCGGGGGAGCGGGGGGACCAGTACGTCCAGATCCGGATTGTGGTTCCGACGTCGCTTTCCGGGCGTGCCAGGGAGCTGTTCCAGGAGTTGTCGAACGAGCTTCCGCCGATTCCGAGATAGCTTGAACGGCGTCCTTGCCGGCACGACTTGATAGCTCAAGCCCAATGTGCGACGGCAGCCTGGGGTCAAGGGGGCCACGCCCCCTTGCCGCCGGAGGCACTTTCGTCGCGGAACCGTGGGACATAACGGATGTTCCCTTTGTGGTCCCAGTGTTGAGGACTCCCTCACAGCACACCGCTGGCTTTGCAATCCGGGCAGTTTGGTGAGGGGGCATCCGACACGATGTCCGCGCCTGGGAAACGTGCTCTTTCAGACATTGTCCGGCGAGACGGCCTCCGGCGGGCAAATGGAAAAAAAACAACACAGGCCCCTCTGCACTCCCTACCAAGGAGGTACCCCCTGGACCCCAGTTCGGCCCGCTGACGATGGCAATCGTCTCCAGGGAGAAAACTGCTTCGCCCGCGCCAGCGATGCCAAAGGTCAACACCGCCGAACGACACAGCCCACCCGGCAGAAGACGCCGGACTTCACACATCGACCAGTAAAACACCGGTTCCCAGACGGTCGCAGCCCTCCCCGGGCGCAACGTGTTGTCCGGAATCTGGTTGTGGTTCACGCCCCATTCGCCAAAAAATCTTGAAACGTACCCGCTGGTTCTTTGACGTGTCCGCGGGAACAATGCATGACGGTCGGACGGCGATCGGGGGGCCTGCGTCTCGCGTCAGGCACGGATTCTTGACACCTTTCCACTCTCCGTAGCCGATCAAAGGGGACACCCTCGCTGGGTGTCCTGGTCAAACTCCCCGCCCTCGCCCACCTGCCGGGTGCTGCCGCTCCCGGGACTGCTGCGCGGGCATAACGTCTGGTCCCCTCCGCGAAGAACCACCCGTGTCACTCCGTGCGCGAACCAAGCTGGGCAAGTACCGGATCGAGAAGGTCCTGAGCGAAGGGGGCTTCGCGACCGTTTACCAGGCGCTCGACTCCATCGAGGGGATCCGCGTCGCCCTCAAGATCCCCCACTCCAAGATCGTCAGCGACACCCTGCTGAAGGATTTCCGCAACGAGGCCCGGCTCGCCGCCCGCCTCGAACACCCGAACATCCTCCACCTCAAGGACGCTTCGGTCATCGACGGGTACTTCGTCATCGCCCTGCCGCTGGGCGAAAAGACGCTCGCCGACCGGCTGATGAGCCGCCTCTCGCTGCGGACGGTCGTGGAATACACCGGCCAGATGCTGGAAGCGGTCGCCTATGCCCACCGGCAGCGGATCATCCACTGCGACGTGAAGCCGGAGAACATGCTCCTCTTCGCCGGCAACCGCCTCCGGCTCACCGACTTCGGCATCGCCAAAGTCGCCCAGAAGACGGTCCGCGGTTCCGGGACCGGAACCGTCGGCTACATGGCCCCCGAGCAGGCGATGGGCCGCCCTTCCCTCCGGTCCGACGTCTTTTCGCTCGGCCTGATCGTCTACCGGATGCTCTCCGGCGAGTGGGCGGAGTGGCCCTTCACCTGGCCGCTGCCGGGCTATCAAAAGCTCCGGGGCCGCGTGCACCCCGAGTTCATCGCCTGGATCCGCAAGTCGCTCGACCTCAACCCCCGCAAGCGGTTCCAGGACGCGGACCACATGCTCCGGGTTTTTCGCGTCCTCGAGCCCCACATCCTGGACTACGGGACGCGGCGGCGACGGTCGGCGTAGGGCTTTCCGCAAGCAGCGGTCAGCTTTCAGCGGTTAGCGACAACCGCGTCCTCGCAGTCCGAGTGGCGTCTCTTCTCTTATCCGGGGCGATCTGCGTTCCTCTGTGGCCCGCCCCTCCCTCTCCCCGCGAAAAGGGGCTCTCGCGGACCTGGGAAGCTGGGCGGACTCTTCCGCCTGTGTTGGCTGAATCGAGCGATTCCCCCCGTCTAGGCTGCCTCACTTTGCCTCGCCGGGACGATGTAAGCAGGGGATGACCGCGTCCAGGACGGGGGCGGAGCGTCCCCGTGTCGATCGAGGCTAGGACGCTGGCAGGGTAGGGAAACCATGTTCGTCATTCTGGGCTCCCTCGTCGTGATCGGAGCAGTGCTGACGGGCTTCACCATGTCCGGCGGCCAGGTCGCGGCGCTGATCCACCCCTCCGAATTCATCACGATCGGCGGGGCGGCGTTCGGGGCCATGATCACCATGTCTCCCAAGAAGGTCATCGTCGACCTCTTCAAGGGACTGATCGCCATTCTCAAGCCTTCCCCGTTCGGGAAGCCGGCCTACATCGACCTCTTCAAACTGCTCTATTCGCTCTCGCAGATCGTCCGCCGCGACGGACTTCTGGCTCTCGACTCGCACCTGACGAGCCCGCACGAAAGCCCCCTGTTCAACAAGTACCCGCGGCTCGCCAACAACCACCACATCCTCGACTTCATCGTCGGGGCGCTCGGGATGCTCTCCGACGGCAAGCTGACGTCGGACCAGCTCAAGGCGGCCCTGGAAACGGAAGTCGGCGTGATGGAGACCGAGCACCATGCCGCGGTTGGCGCTCTCTCGAAGACCGCCGACGCCCTCCCCGGCTTCGGAATTGTCGCGGCCGTGCTCGGTATCGTGATCACGATGGGTGCGATCAACGGCCCGGCCGAAGAAATCGGCCACAAGGTCGGTACCGCACTCGTCGGTACGTTCCTCGGGATTCTGATGTCGTACGGCTTCTTCGGTCCGATGGCGGGCCGGATGGAATTCCAGGGGATCGAGGAGATGACGTTCTTCCGGACGATCATCATCGCCGTCGTGGCCCTCAACGAGGGGGCAACCCCTCGCGACATGATCATGCAGGCCCGCCGCGGCATCGGAACGGAAGTCCGCCCCACCCTTGAGGAGCTGGAGCAGGTCTTCAAGGAAGCCAGCGCGGACACCTGATCCCCGTCCATACCTGTCACTGACGACTGAAAACCGAAGACTGAGGACTCTCCGAAATGGCTGGCAAAGGGGGCGGAGCGTGGAAGGTCGCCTATGCCGACTTCGTGACGGCCATGATGGCGTTCTTCCTGGTGATGTGGATCGTCGGACAGGACAAGAAGGTCAAAGAGGCGGTCGCCCACTACTTCATGGACCCGATGGGGCATTTCCCCATGGGAAGTTCCCGGACTCCGGCGAAGTCCGGGTCGCTGTTTCAGTCGGTCCAGGACGGGAACGTCCCCGATTCGGAGAAAGTCCCCAACGGGCGGGGACGCGGATCGTATGCCGACCAGGCGGAGCGCGGCCCGGCGACGATCATGGTCGGCCAGTGGCTGCAGTCCGATCCGGACCTGAGTGAGAAGTGGACCAAGGAGGCCCAGGAGTGCCGGGAAGAGGCCGAGCTCTCGCCCGCCGTCCGGTCCGGCGACGCTGAGGCCGAATATGTGGCGAAGACGCTGCTCGCCCGTCGCCTGAAGGACGACGTGATCACCAACATCCCCAAAGAGGCCAAGGGGATCTACCAGGACATGTTGTACGCGGCGATGAACGAAGTGAACTGGAGCCAGCTCGCGGAAGACATGCAGGCGCAGGAGCCGTAGCGCGACGGGGATCTGGGCGCCTTCGCGGAATGGAAGAGGTCGAACGGCCGACTTGCCGGCGCGGCTCTGTTCACTCAAACCCAATGTGCGACGGCAGCCTGGGGTCAAGGGGGCCACGCCCCCTTGCCGCCGGAGGCATTTTCGTCGCGGAACCGTGGGACATAACGGATGTCCCCTTGTGGTCCCGGCGTTGAGGATTCCCCGCTCGCTTTGCAATCCCTGCGGGTTGGTGAGGGGGCATACGACACGTTGTCCGCGTTTGGGCACTCACTCCTTCAGATATCTCTCGACGGCCAGGCCTCCGGCGGGCAAAGGGGCGTCGCCCCTCTGCACTCCCCACCAGGGTGCCCCTGGACCCCGGTCCGCCAGTGACGTTGGGTTGCGCCAAAGCGACCCGTCGATCGAGACACCGCCCGAAGAAGAATCGTGAGCCCCGCCGACCACTCCAAGCTTGCAGCCTTTTCAGGATTTCCTGTCCCAGCCAATGACCGCCCCACGCCGCACGCAGAGACTGCCGCAGGAGTTCCGGCAGAACGAATCCGTCTTCACCCATCGTCCGCCGTCCGGTAATCTCTCCCCGCGCAAGGAAGTTCGATGCTCCGGGAGGGGGTATTCATGTTTCGGGCAGGAAGCCGCGGTAAGTTCGTGTTGGCAGGTGCCACCCTCGCCGCATTGGGCGTGATGGGCTGGAAAATCGCTGACGCCGCCGGTTTTCGCGACCGCCTGACCGGCAAGACT of Planctomyces sp. SH-PL14 contains these proteins:
- a CDS encoding DnaJ C-terminal domain-containing protein; this translates as MAKPNFYDVLGVSKTATQDQIRKAYKKIARENHPDAKPNDKAAADRFKQANEAYEVLGDEEKRKKYDQFGDAYEYVQGAGGGGGGAGPFPGGFDPSSVFGGGGDIDLGDIFGGAFGGRSRSRAPRARKGEDLQTSITVPFQMAADGGSYDVSLQKESGVERLAVKVPPGVNTGDVIRLSGQGHAGIQGGPSGDLLITVHVAPHPVFKRDGDNLTVDLPISVTEAVLGAKVDVPTLSEGTVVMTIPAGTSSGAKLRLKGKGILNRKSGERGDQYVQIRIVVPTSLSGRARELFQELSNELPPIPR
- a CDS encoding serine/threonine-protein kinase gives rise to the protein MSLRARTKLGKYRIEKVLSEGGFATVYQALDSIEGIRVALKIPHSKIVSDTLLKDFRNEARLAARLEHPNILHLKDASVIDGYFVIALPLGEKTLADRLMSRLSLRTVVEYTGQMLEAVAYAHRQRIIHCDVKPENMLLFAGNRLRLTDFGIAKVAQKTVRGSGTGTVGYMAPEQAMGRPSLRSDVFSLGLIVYRMLSGEWAEWPFTWPLPGYQKLRGRVHPEFIAWIRKSLDLNPRKRFQDADHMLRVFRVLEPHILDYGTRRRRSA
- the motA gene encoding flagellar motor stator protein MotA, whose translation is MFVILGSLVVIGAVLTGFTMSGGQVAALIHPSEFITIGGAAFGAMITMSPKKVIVDLFKGLIAILKPSPFGKPAYIDLFKLLYSLSQIVRRDGLLALDSHLTSPHESPLFNKYPRLANNHHILDFIVGALGMLSDGKLTSDQLKAALETEVGVMETEHHAAVGALSKTADALPGFGIVAAVLGIVITMGAINGPAEEIGHKVGTALVGTFLGILMSYGFFGPMAGRMEFQGIEEMTFFRTIIIAVVALNEGATPRDMIMQARRGIGTEVRPTLEELEQVFKEASADT
- a CDS encoding flagellar motor protein MotB — translated: MAGKGGGAWKVAYADFVTAMMAFFLVMWIVGQDKKVKEAVAHYFMDPMGHFPMGSSRTPAKSGSLFQSVQDGNVPDSEKVPNGRGRGSYADQAERGPATIMVGQWLQSDPDLSEKWTKEAQECREEAELSPAVRSGDAEAEYVAKTLLARRLKDDVITNIPKEAKGIYQDMLYAAMNEVNWSQLAEDMQAQEP